The following proteins come from a genomic window of Elgaria multicarinata webbii isolate HBS135686 ecotype San Diego chromosome 10, rElgMul1.1.pri, whole genome shotgun sequence:
- the HPGD gene encoding 15-hydroxyprostaglandin dehydrogenase [NAD(+)] isoform X1: protein MHLKDKVALVTGAAQGIGKAFVQVLLGKGCKVALVDLNVEVGKASKDDFDKQFDEEMTIFIPCDVSNEEKLKDAFEKTIQHFGKLDILINNAGVNNEKNWEITVQINLISVIRGTYLGLDYMKTENGGTGGAIVNISSLAGLMPAAHQPVYSASKHGVIGFTRSIAMAATAGNYGVRINTICPGFVNTPILQSIDKEENMGQYSAYKDKIKDMMKFYGILDPPLIAEGLLKILEDETLNGEVMKITTKEGIHFHSYIPLPFQANK from the exons ATGCACCTGAAAGACAAAGTGGCTCTGGTAACTGGGGCAGCGCAGGGCATAGGCAAAGCCTTCGTCCAAGTATTGCTGGGAAAGGGCTGCAAG GTAGCTCTTGTGGATCTAAATGTGGAAGTAGGTAAGGCAAGCAAAGATGACTTTGACAAGCAGTTTGATGAAGAGATGACCATCTTCATTCCTTGTGATGTTTCAAATGAAGAAAAACTTAAAG ATGCATTTGAGAAGACAATTCAACATTTTGGAAAGCTGGATATTTTAATTAACAATGCTGGTGTGAATAATGAAAAAAACTGGGAAATTACAGTACAAATTAATTTG ATTTCAGTGATTAGAGGAACATATCTTGGCCTAGATTACATGAAAACCGAAAATGGAGGCACTGGAGGGGCTATTGTTAACATATCATCATTAGCAG GACTTATGCCTGCTGCACACCAACCAGTGTACTCTGCTTCAAAGCATGGGGTAATTGGATTTACACGTTCAATAGCT ATGGCTGCTACAGCAGGAAACTATGGTGTACGAATAAATACGATCTGTCCTGGTTTTGTTAACACACCAATTCTTCAATCAATTGACAAGGAAGAAAATATGGGTCAATATTCAGCATACAAAGACAAGATCAAAGATATGATGAAATTCTATGGTATATTGGA CCCACCACTAATTGCCGAAGGACTGTTAAAAATCCTTGAAGATGAAACGCTAAATGGAGAAGTGATGAAGATTACAACAAAAGAAGGGATACATTTTCACAGTTACATTCCACTACCATTTCAGGCAAACAAATAA
- the HPGD gene encoding 15-hydroxyprostaglandin dehydrogenase [NAD(+)] isoform X2, translating to MFQMKKNLKISVIRGTYLGLDYMKTENGGTGGAIVNISSLAGLMPAAHQPVYSASKHGVIGFTRSIAMAATAGNYGVRINTICPGFVNTPILQSIDKEENMGQYSAYKDKIKDMMKFYGILDPPLIAEGLLKILEDETLNGEVMKITTKEGIHFHSYIPLPFQANK from the exons ATGTTTCAAATGAAGAAAAACTTAAAG ATTTCAGTGATTAGAGGAACATATCTTGGCCTAGATTACATGAAAACCGAAAATGGAGGCACTGGAGGGGCTATTGTTAACATATCATCATTAGCAG GACTTATGCCTGCTGCACACCAACCAGTGTACTCTGCTTCAAAGCATGGGGTAATTGGATTTACACGTTCAATAGCT ATGGCTGCTACAGCAGGAAACTATGGTGTACGAATAAATACGATCTGTCCTGGTTTTGTTAACACACCAATTCTTCAATCAATTGACAAGGAAGAAAATATGGGTCAATATTCAGCATACAAAGACAAGATCAAAGATATGATGAAATTCTATGGTATATTGGA CCCACCACTAATTGCCGAAGGACTGTTAAAAATCCTTGAAGATGAAACGCTAAATGGAGAAGTGATGAAGATTACAACAAAAGAAGGGATACATTTTCACAGTTACATTCCACTACCATTTCAGGCAAACAAATAA